A stretch of the Planctomycetota bacterium genome encodes the following:
- a CDS encoding CBS domain-containing protein, with the protein MLVQDIMTRDVVTLTMDDDLSVARDLFDRYRFRHLPVIDDDGTLAGIVSDRDMLAHLSPFVGTINERTADANSLRKKAHQIMTRLPRIARRDERVEQCALIMLHHKVSCLPVVNARDELIGMVTTRDVLWACLRDMGVEQEPQPDAPAA; encoded by the coding sequence ATGCTGGTGCAGGACATCATGACCCGCGACGTCGTCACGCTGACGATGGACGACGATCTCTCCGTCGCCCGCGACCTGTTCGACCGCTATCGCTTCCGCCACCTGCCGGTCATCGACGACGACGGCACGCTGGCGGGGATCGTCTCCGACCGCGACATGCTCGCGCACCTCAGCCCGTTCGTGGGCACCATCAACGAGCGGACGGCCGACGCCAACAGCCTCCGCAAGAAGGCCCACCAGATCATGACGCGGCTGCCCAGGATCGCCCGACGGGACGAACGGGTCGAGCAGTGCGCCCTGATCATGCTGCACCACAAGGTCTCGTGCCTGCCGGTGGTCAATGCCCGGGACGAGCTCATCGGCATGGTGACCACGCGGGACGTGCTGTGGGCCTGCCTGCGGGACATGGGCGTGGAGCAGGAGCCCCAGCCCGACGCACCGGCCGCCTAG
- the rpmE gene encoding 50S ribosomal protein L31: MKQDTHPTYYPNCKVYHNGEVVMTVGATVPEMHVEVWSGSHPFFTGKQAFVDAAGRVEKFQKKFGGNYFEKGKDKKKSKKA, encoded by the coding sequence ATGAAGCAGGACACCCACCCGACTTACTACCCCAACTGCAAGGTCTACCACAACGGCGAGGTCGTGATGACCGTGGGTGCCACGGTGCCCGAGATGCACGTCGAGGTGTGGTCCGGCTCGCACCCCTTCTTCACGGGCAAGCAGGCGTTCGTGGACGCCGCCGGCCGCGTGGAGAAATTCCAGAAGAAGTTCGGCGGCAACTACTTCGAGAAGGGCAAGGACAAGAAGAAGTCCAAGAAGGCCTAG
- a CDS encoding HIT domain-containing protein, translating to MDATPGRGPDNRPAGPEGIHAPWRMRYLESLADEPPSATNDGATFLSAYWRDPDADERNHVVARTARGMILLNAFPYANGHLLVALGEPRPRLVEYAPEDRGHLWMLVELACDLVERTLQCQGLNVGINQGRAAGAGVPSHLHAHVVPRWGGDTNFMTVVGQIRVVPQALDDMARRYRDCWARLREADAAGLDA from the coding sequence ATGGACGCAACGCCGGGCCGGGGCCCCGATAACCGCCCCGCGGGTCCCGAGGGCATCCACGCGCCGTGGCGGATGCGGTACCTCGAGTCGCTCGCCGACGAGCCGCCATCGGCTACCAACGATGGCGCCACCTTCCTGTCCGCGTACTGGCGGGATCCCGACGCCGACGAGCGCAACCACGTGGTCGCCCGCACGGCCCGCGGCATGATCCTCCTCAACGCCTTTCCCTACGCCAACGGCCACCTGCTGGTAGCGCTGGGCGAGCCGCGGCCCCGGCTGGTCGAGTACGCCCCCGAGGATCGCGGCCACCTGTGGATGCTCGTGGAGCTTGCGTGCGATCTCGTCGAGCGCACGCTGCAGTGCCAGGGGCTGAACGTGGGCATCAACCAGGGCCGCGCCGCGGGTGCCGGCGTGCCGAGCCACCTGCACGCGCACGTCGTGCCACGCTGGGGGGGAGACACCAACTTCATGACCGTGGTGGGCCAGATCCGCGTCGTGCCGCAGGCCCTGGACGACATGGCCCGCCGCTACCGCGACTGCTGGGCCCGCCTGCGCGAGGCCGATGCCGCCGGGCTTGACGCCTAG
- a CDS encoding PilZ domain-containing protein, producing the protein MPARPVGRNPAPGPFKFDRRRCQRLECSGRRLAVVFAVEGGRNLLPVELLDASTEGLGLRSARPLEADDRVTLYDEGRQTGFVRGRVVRCAEMDGGWRIGVALDRMTIAA; encoded by the coding sequence ATGCCCGCGCGGCCGGTGGGCCGCAATCCCGCACCGGGACCGTTCAAGTTCGATCGCCGCCGCTGCCAACGCCTCGAGTGCAGCGGCCGCAGACTGGCGGTGGTGTTCGCGGTCGAGGGCGGCCGCAACCTGCTGCCCGTCGAGCTGCTCGACGCCAGCACCGAGGGCCTGGGTCTGCGCTCGGCCCGGCCGCTGGAGGCGGACGATCGCGTCACGCTCTACGACGAGGGCCGGCAGACCGGCTTCGTCCGAGGCCGCGTCGTGCGGTGCGCCGAGATGGACGGCGGTTGGCGCATCGGCGTCGCGCTCGACCGCATGACGATCGCAGCCTGA